DNA from Electrophorus electricus isolate fEleEle1 chromosome 5, fEleEle1.pri, whole genome shotgun sequence:
TGAGACGGTGAGCTGCTGAGACAGTGTGATGGTGAGAGGATAACACGGTGAGACAGTGAGCTGCTGAGACAGTGTGATGGTGAGAGGATAACACGATGAGACAGTGAGCTGCTGAGAAAGTGTGATGGTGAGAGGATAACACGGTGAGACAGTGAGCTGCTGAGACAATGTGATGGTGAGAGGATAACACGGTGAGACAGTGAGCTGCTGAGACAGTGTGATGGTGAGACGGTGAGCTGCTGAGACAGTGTGATGGTGAGAGGATAACACGGTGAGACGGTGAGCTGCTGAGACAGTGTGATGGTGAGACGGTGAGCTGCTGAGACAGTGTGATGGTGAGAGGATAACACGGTGAGACAGTGAGCTGCTGAGACAGTGTGATGGTGAGGGGGTAACACGGTGAGACAGTGAGCTGCTGAGGACTGACAGATGCTGTACTGCGGTGCCTCAGACTGAGTGCTAGTCCCTTTTCATGGTGCCACTTGACTGCAGTGCCTGTTCTTAGTCTTAGCTTCAGTCGTCTTGCTGCCTCACgccgtgtgcgtgcgcgtgtaacTGGGTTATCAGCCATGTTGCATGTGTCTCACGTAACTGTGGCCTTCGTGACAGAAGCTCCTCTGGGACTCAGTGGTTaaagcaggagagggagagtagtAGAGGGAGGAGGATGGAGTGTCTGGGGGTTCAGCTTCAGCTCTCCAGACTTGAGTCCACAGCCTGACCTAGCCTGGGCCTGCCACAGAAGGGCACCAAAGACCTGACCAGTAGAATATGAGACCAACTTCAGCAAAGTCTTGAGCATGTTTGAGTAACTCATTCTAGAAGGAGTGCCGTAAATTATCATTTCATCTGTGTAGTAATTTTTATGCAAATTGTAGGCTCTCTCTCTTCATCGGAGTCTAGAAAAACGGCCATTAAAGTATATACGGCCATACTAGCAAAAACGGAACATGATCCAGTTCAgagaatttttttaatgtaagaaAAACTGTGGGGAGGAGACTGGCTGCAGTTGTGTGTTCCTGTAACAGAAGCTGAGCCTCGATGGGCAACGCTGACAGCCCCtcggtgtctctgtgtgcttaGTGTGCAGGTGAGGGCAGAGAATGCAGCGGGTGCCGGTCCATTCGGACCGTGCCTGCGGGTGAGAACCAGGCCGTTGCCACCGCCGGCCCCCAGGCTGGAGTGTGCCGCTGTGGGGCCACAGAGCCTCCGGCTGCGATGGGGGGAGAGCGGCAAGGGGCCGCTCACAAACCAGGTCACCTACATTCTGCAGATGGAGGACAGGAACcagaggtgaacacacacacacacacacacacacacacaggaaccagaggtgaacacacacacacacacacacacacacacacacacacacacaggaaccagaggtgaacacacacacacacacacacacacacacaaacacacacacacacacaaacctgggCAGTACTGTTCAAAAATCTGTACTCCACATGAAAGGCCTGGGTTCTATTAAATGGCATTAGCCTGCTAATAATATTAGTTTTTGCgactgtaatgcagtatttggaTGTTTTGCGGGGTTCTGTTCCTTTCTACACAAGGGCAGCTGGTGGAACAGCACTGTGGTTGCATATAAATGACCACTGAACTGCAGCAAGGTCACTCGACTCCGTCACCTTTGCTTTGGGACAGGGGCGagagaaaatgtgaaagaaCATTCACTGCACTGAGGAAATCCTATACAATGAGCCGGTGCTTAAAATCCTAAAACCTGTTCTAACATTTTTGCCTCCCCTTTAGTTTGATGCCATTtctgagcgtgcgtgcgtgcgtgcgtgtccgtgAGGGAGGCAGAGTGTTCTTGCTAATGCTCGGCTCCTCTCTCAGCGCGAGCGCAAATCAGGAAGAGCAGCGGCAGGGCTAGGCTgacctctcctccactcccacTGATTAGTGATTTGACTGCCAAGTCCACACTCTTCTACTTAATACACACAGACCACCGAGTTCCACGCAGCGCAGGAGATGGACTCTGATTTGATAAAGCTAATCTCAATGGAGACTAATCACTCCCTGCAGCTCCTAGGCGTTTTGGTCTGCCGGAGCCTGTCGCTTCCAGCTTTTACCCCGACTAAGTAGTCTGGTAcatggacccaaaatgtcaGAGTCAAACGTTTCCATCTTTTAGCCTGATGAATGATTGTCAGCGTCTTCCACTCACTTATGTCATTTGTGAAGGGATGTTTTTTCAGAGGGGCCTCATCTAAtcccctgaccccaacactgAGTAGGAAACAATAATCAGCGGTTTCCCTCTCCAGAGGGGCCATGAGGCCAATGCTTCCTTATTTCTTATATGTACTTTTCTACATACTTTGCtataacaaccccccccccccccccccccccccccggctgcTGTCTGTCGTGAGTGAGTGATTTAATGTGCTTGGCTCTGCGGCAGGTTTGTGCCAATCTACCGAGGACCAAGTCGCACATACCGGGTGCAGCGGCTGAGCGAGTCCAGCCGCTACACGTTCCGGATCCAGGCAGTGAGTGAGGCCGGCGAGGGCCTTTTCTCCGAGACCTGCTCCTTCTCCACTACCAAGTCGGTGCCCCCAACGCTCAAAGGTACACAGGCCTACTGTGGGGCCCCAGCCGCCCAGCTGGAACACCTGAGACTGGTCATGATGGTCACGGCACACACAAAGTCAATCTCTAGGGGCATTTCGCAGCCTTCTGAGATATCAGTGTCGCAAAAGCAAGTATTGCAATAATACTTAACAGAAAATGTACTGAGACACCAAAGAGTTTAAACTGAACTATACTGAATTACTATGAGCTGTGATGTCCACTGCCTTTATCTCTAGCCCTCTTTCACATTAGCAGGCACGGAATCTGAGATGTCACTTAATTTCTACATATGCAATGGATGTATTAACCTGAACATGTGACCATGTAGAACACGTGTATGTCATGAAGCCTGACTGTATTCACACCCAGCTGAGCTGCGCACTGCACGCACCGTTTCAGTTCTAACGTAGACTGTTACTTCGGCTGTTTAGATCAGCAGGGACACTGGGCAGTGAAGTGTAGTGTGACTGTCTTACACTTCCTGAGGAGCAGAGATATGTGAATAAGGAGAGTGtacaatctctttctctctctctaactctctctccctctgtctgcctgtcttccTCCAGCTCCGCGAGTGGCTCAGTTAGAGGGCAATACGTGTGAGGTCACCTGGGAGAACGTCCCACCTATGAGGGGAGACCGGATCAGTTATGTGCTCCAGGTCCTGGGCGGGAGGGAGTCGGAGTACAGACAGGTACAGCAGCCCGACCACTGGGACGTGGGAGTGGGGTGGTTCTTTTCCTTCTGGGCCAGGAATAATGTTTTAGAACTAGAAGATGCGATCTCGAAGTGTTTTGATTGTCTGAGAGGGGAAATGCACTGATCTCATTACCAAGCAGAGGTATCAGCCAAGCAGTGATGATCATACAATCCTGCCGGGAAGGTTGGATTATTTGTGTTGTCAATAGGAATGATCCCAGACTGGTTAAGAttaaatgctgtgtgtgattgCTTTTATGTTGTTCCATTTTCCACGGTAAATGCATTTTCATTCAATATTTGAAcaaaattgaactttttttttttatgaaaagaTGAAAGCGATTTTCACACCATCTTCTACAAATCAGTTCATAGCTAGAAACTTTAGAAAATACATAACTAAAGTAAATTTTGAACAGTACAGTAAGTTACAGTTCAACTACAATAGTGTTGAAACACTTGGAttaatgctgatgcctagaagtgcaaaacgcatataagctctatctcagacaacgataagtacggtaacaaacaataccctgtGATTACTAGTGTTTCAGTTCCTCAGCATAGATGCAGGGTTAAGAGATCAATACTCagcataggtgcaggatcaacTTCTATAAAACAACTCACTAGAGGGACTATATGGCAGGAACAATGAAATGATTAAGATGTATTCATCATACATTTCTTGCTATTACTCAAAAAACATCTCCTGATCCCAAATCACCCATTGGCATTCAAACCAGAAGTTTGGCCAGTCTTCAACCTGTTGTCTTTTTGATACACAGACCAGAGGGTATATCTTGTGTGTGGCAAGTGGGAATATATGTGGTCAGCACTGAAGTTAAATTAATATGTTGTTTTCAGCTCACATGTTGCATCTGTGTGGTGTGATTGAATGGTTGTTTTGATGTATGAAATGGAGCAGAAATTGATCGCAAATGACCCCTCCTGAATGGTGCAGGATGTGTCAGCATGGTCTCCCGGGACCGGAGTGGGTTGTTATGGCTTCAAAACCCTAACAAATTAGACCTTTTTGCTGTTGCCTGTGTTGATGTGTATGTGGCTAAGCTATATGTgggcgagcgcacacacaccttaacaAGGTTTCTCACTGAAAATCCCCTCCCTGACATCAACACACGCAATGTATTTCATCTGCTCCAAACTGTGAGCTTTACcctcattatttcattataataGAGCTATGTTGAGCAAAAAAACAGAACCATCCTGTGCCTTTTTGCCTCCCTGAGAAAGAAAGTTTTTATGATATTCGAATTTGAAGACCTACAAGGTAGAGAATGTCTCAAATAATTACTCAAAGCTTTACCATTACATAGGATTACGATTTTAACCTCAGGATTAATAAACCAGAAAGAGAGGACTAAACTGATTTTATCCAGTGTAGAATAAAAAAGCTTTCATTATATCCATCAGTAGGACATTGCCCTGGCCCTCAGATTATTGAGCTTTGCACAGACGTTATGGGTCTTCTCGAACCTCTTCCATTTAGCCATTTTCGACCAAAATAACTCTGGTTCTAGAACAGGTTCTGTTCATGCTTCTTAGAACCGGTCCGCGTTTGCACCAGTTTTTATTGGAACCAAGGATGTGTCCTCAGTGGAGGCCATTGCATAACTGAAGTAAACAGTAGTAGCAAGGAGGCGGAGCACGTAGATCACCTGTGAGCATTTGTGCTGTTCTtacagatttgtttgtttttatccagACAGCAAGTATGGATCCACTATTGGTGATGAGAAGAAAATCTATTTGTCACGGGCAAAGAATGTGCaggaaaaaaggaggaagcagAAGCGtttaatgaaagaaacaaaatatttaataaaatctaaaaataaatgatattaaACAATTagtacaaacaataaacaatgttaatataattaatatgtatatttatattactattGAATAGCCATGGAAATATAATAACACTACATGTAGGCTTGAACTTTTTGACTTCCAgcacctttttatttttggtaaaAATGTGCCAAATGGTTCAAAAGTAGGTGCACAAACCCATTGCACATTGTTCCATGTTGGGACAATTGTGGTTCCTCTTGAACCTTCTCCACAGTGGATCCTCTCAAAGGACCTTTAGATTCTGGGGCACTGAGAAAGGTGCATCCCTGAATCAACTTCCGAATATCTGTCTGGCCTAGCGGCCCCTTTTCTTGTTGGTAGTTACAGGTTTAGTGTCCGTTACGGAAGTTCATAAGCTTATAACATACGTTCAGAAATGTGTATACAGCTGCGGCAGCACTGAgccccttcctttctctctctctggatgctTCCCCAGGTCTACAAGGGAGAGGACACCACCTTCCAGCTCTCCGGCCTGCAGTGGAATTCGGACTACCGCATCCGCGTCCTCGCGTGCAGGCGCTGCTTGGATACCTCTCAGGAGCTGTGTGGCTCCTTCAGCCCCTCCACTTACTTCTCCCCACGCCGCTCCCCCTCTGCCTCGGCTGGCGGGGCGGCCGTGGCCGGCGCCGCTTCAACCCGGGGCCTCACGGACGAGCAGTTTGCCAGCCTCATCGTCCTCGGCGTGGCATCCTTCTCCATCTTCATCGCCTACCTGCTCCAGCTTCTCATTTGAAGTCTCAGGGCAGAAATGGCACGGCACAGCCAAACCTGAGGGACGTCAGACCAACACAGTCTGGGCTGTCTGGTAGGAGGGACTTCAGACCAACACAGTCTACATTGGCTGGTAGGAGGGACTTCAGACCAACACAGTCTACATTGGCTGGTAGGAGGGACTTCAGACCAACACAGTCTACATTGGCTGGTAGGAGGGACTTCAGACCAACACAGTCTACATTGGCTGGTAGGAGGCATCAGACCAACACAGTCTACATTGGCTGGTAGGAGGCATCAGACCAACACAGTCTACATTGGCTGGTAGGAGGCATCAGACCAACACAGTCTACATTGGCTGGTAGGAGGCATCAGACAGCCACTCCCACTCCCCCCACCTCGTCaattcttttgttttacttgtttgtcttttttagtGTATTTTAAACTTGGTGTCTTTGTTGCACAAATTTTTAAACTACATCTTATGAAACTGAAAAGTGgtaaataaaaagtattttttatatgttttccaAGGTTTATaggtcctttttttttctacagctaAATTTTGAGAGGCCCCACAAACATTCAAGcgttaaaatatttctgtatttttacaaAGTGTTTATTAATGCTATAGCTTTAACATATCAGCTAAGATGAGGTGtgtaatttcatattttctgttaAAGCTACTTTTGCTGGTTGGTGTAACAGTAAGCTTGAGGTTCTCAACACTAACGCAGTAGTACTAATACTACACTAGTGATACCTAGAGCATATTCTAGAGTTGTTGATATTCAATGTGAAGAAGAGAAAATGGAAGTCAAGAAAATAAAGGTACAAGAGAGCTCCATCTCATTCAGTTTCAGGCCATTATATTTATTGTGCCcgtaaattaattttttaatgacTAATCAGTTGTCAGTCTCCATCACAGGATGCTCCCCTACCCACCCACAAACTCCTCCATACTGATCttgagaatttatttttaatcatccTTCTACCAGgtctcattttctctgcatttccCAGTACATTCAAAGTATAAAAGGAAAGGGGCCTTGGGTCCTTCAAACACAAAAGCAGCGTTTGTACAGCCAAAGAGACTCTAATCGCAACCTTTGCCCACTGGTAGCTTGCAGTAAAATGAAGTCTGGAATGTAGGTACCTCAGGGACTGGAGGGCCCAGACAACTGTTCACAGTGCCAGCGAGCATCTATGCCTCGGCTTCAGATTTCGTCATGTATGTTGTACGCATGCATGTTGTACGCATCTACacctcctcttttttttcttttttaaaatatatgttctAATCATTTCAGACTACATCCACAGTTCCATTTACCCCCCAACCTGTCTAGCCAAGATCACATTACACagtacatgaaaaatgtttactaGCTCAATCATACCTTAACCAAAGTTAGTGAGAAAGCAAGGTATAACAAGGTTAGGTTTATTTATACTATATATTGCATACAGTACTTTATAATGCCAATCACAGtgcaatcatttatttatttctttaagaaTCAAACAAACTGTCATATTCAATATTTTCTCATGTAGCATGTCTTTTTGGttatgatgaaatatttttccAAATATAGAGCAATAATCTTGATATTAACCTGTTTTGTttcagatatatttttattgttcatGTGCCATCTTTTAATCAAGTATGTCTGATTTATGTCAAGAACTGCAGACTTCTGTGCTAAGATCCAAGAGCTTGTCATCTCGCCTTCTACTCCAGTCAGCAAGTTAAAATCAATGTTTGTCCTAATATggaatatatatttgtatgttcaCATTCTGGTTTACTTTCTTTAAATGAATGCAGTCCTCATCTGCCATGCATCAAGGACTTCCAACATTCCATTGTCATTTGGAAGAAGTGTGATGTAACAGTGTCAGAACTTGATACTACATATAAAACTTGAAGTGGAAACACTTGAACACTTTGAATTTCAATTGTTTCATCTAAATCCCCGGACCAATGGCCCCACACATCTTTTGtaggtttttaaataaatataaaagttttCAGATTGTTACTTTAGGGATCTTTTGATGTCGTGACTCGTGACCCTAACCGTACAATAGGGTGACCTGATAGAGTTGCCCTGTgtataaacaacacaaatgttcACCTTAACACATGATGAGAATCACTTCACACAGTCAATTTTAAACATGATCATATCAAGTTTATTGTTGTAAATTATAATTGTAGgcattatatattaaaaaaaaacaccatatcTGTTTAATGTATAGATTTGAAGTACTACCCTTTGTATTTAAGATGATTATGTATCTGTAgcatatatgtaatatatttatacacaataaatgtttttaaatttttctgATATGACTTGGTATGTTGCTTGATTTGACAGATAAATCTTGTGATCTGGTGCTTGTCATCTCattgttaatttaattttttgacAGAGGCCTAACTGGTGACGTCTAATTCAGAgataaatgtgatttaaaatgtgaagTAAAAAATGCACGGAAAAGATACTATTCTCATCAGCTCCATATTGGCATTAATCAAACAAAAGTAATAttccaaatgtaaacattttaaatttccaaacacacacattcacttacaTGCTACTGGACATCTATAATGAATGCATATTACCACTGGCTATAATTTTACTACTACTATGTGCTGTGCCTCCATCATGGCTTAATTGCACACTTAAAACACAACCCAAACGAAATATGCTTATTAAAGTTTACAAGCATCAAAGCCACCAATACATTCTGTAATAAATGCATTAGACTGAATGCagactttaaacacacacagcttgaaCAGCCGCAGACATTTGACCACTAATTTCCATAAATGAAGACAGCCATTGGCTGAAAAGACGCAAACTTGTTTTAAGTGGTTAAAGATTTTTATCAGCGAGCACAGTTGTATTCTCCCCCAGGACGGGGTACAATGTGCAGAGCTTACGTCTACAGTGCTATATTTGTCATCCAGTAATTAAAAATAAGGCATTTTTGTGTTGgatgcatatttatattacGTTCCAAGAATTTTATGGCAAAATAAATTCAGGAAGTACAAATAGTCTCCCAAGTGTTACAGCGCTATAATAAGATAATTGACTTTTTGACATTTCaaggtaaaataaaatacattaaaaataatttaagagtCATGCACAGGTCTGCTATTTTTATGTTGGGACATTTCTGTTGACTTAAGCGACAGATGGTTCCGTCAAACTACGGCTAAAGTCGACTGGACTGTTTAGAGTCGCTTAGGTTATACGCCTGGGCAAACTTCTGCAGTTGGTCTATGAATTTAAACAAACCGATCCACTATGTCCGGTGATTTTTTAGAAGTGAGGGTATTGCATCGTCGCCTCCTTGATAGACGTCCAGCGACTTGTGTGCAGTATAGCAGCGCCCATGGGACCTTGTCATCTCTCAGATCTGTTGTGTCCAGTGTCATGTGCAGCCGCCGGATTCGTTCCACGCCGGAAAGCTTTTCGTATTGACGACAGTATTCATTGAACGGTCAGGAGTACGCCTTACTCCAAACAATTTGCAAACCGCGGCCCTGTACTTTTTTGACATTATGTTATAAAGAATGGGATTTATTGCGGCacttaaataaaacagaacaaatgagaCCAGGTTGCAATATTCGCTGATttgggagatgagaggagagtcCGCTTCGGATGACTTGGAAAACAGATAGCGCCCCACGTGAAACGGTAACCAGCAGAGCACAAACGCCAGCACCACTACCGCTGtcgagaagagaggaagagcattACAGTACACTGGTTACAATAACGCTGAATTAATAATATGCTTAATATGCATAATATGCTCCATAATGTGTTTAATAGTTACGAAATGCAGAAATCCAAACAGCCCTAGATTTTATTTCGGTAAATAGCAGTATAAAagcatgaaatgtaaatataacctATGTTTAATAAATTACTATTTTAATAAATAGAACTATTAGTATATAAAAACTCtaagtttttatttaatcttaatCTCAATTTAAAATAACCAATTAATGAATAACCAATACCTTAGTTAAACTTTTACCATTGCAGAAAACAACCAGTCTATGTTATGACAATATCGTTTCAACAATACTTAAGACCACAAAGCTTTCTTGATTTCTAATATTTAACCAACTCTGTTCAGTTGTCATCTCTATTAAGCCCTAGCGCTATTCTGTGCGATAatataacaacaaacaacaataatagtagTATTAGCACTATTTTCAGAGGGAACTACATGGGCGCTCACCTAACATTttaactgtttgtttattattcttgtCCCGACTAGAAATGGGTCCGAttgggtttttctttcttttccacagtCTTCTGCCTATAAGGCTGTAGAGGATCGTCAAACACAGAAcaggcagaaagaaaaagacgCTGGAGACCCAAACCATCATAGTAAGTAGGCCGGACTGGATCGCATGTTCAGTCGCTTTACATTCGTTGGTCTCCCACGGCTTGGTACCATTCTCGTGTTCAACCCCtaccaaaaagaaaatgggTCCCGCGCTGCAGAGCGCGACGAGCCACTGTAACAGAATGACTGCCTTCACTCGACGTCTGGTCACTACAACTTTTGCCCTGAGGGGGAAACAAATTGCAAAGTATCTCTCCACGCTTAAGGCTGTGATGCTGAGGATGGTGGAGTACGTGCAGCTTTCACTCACGAACTGAAAAAGTTTACACAGGTGGTCTCCGAAATTCCACGGTCGATAACGCCAGACGCGGTAGAGATCCAAGGGCATGCACGAAAATATTAGGAGATCGGAAAAGGCCATGCTGCACAAATAAAGGTTGGTAGTTGTTCGCATGTCTTTATATTTACTGACCACCAGAATAGTCATTAAATTTCCTGTAATTCCAATCAGAAAGAGAAGGCAACAAGTCACCGTTATCCCAGTCAATATCGGCACGGGGAAGAGGTGCACCGGGTAGTCGACGTCCGCTTCTGTTGCGTTATCCACAATTTCTCCATCGCACAAACTAACCGGACAGACGGACATGTTCGTCCAATTAGTCATAATGATAGGTTTTCAAAGAGAAATGTTCAGCTTAAGCATTCCATGAGTACATCCTCTTGTGTTTCTTAgaaaatgttgtaaaataaaagttGCGTTGTGATTAAGCTTGTGCGCAAAAACGCATAGCCTTCAAGACTGTTTGCTCCTTGGTATATTTACATTGTGCAATCGCTGAAACAAAAGATGTAGGACAATGCAGGAGGAAATGCTTGAAATGATTCAAGCATTAAACCACATTTTGGTACACAAAGACCTGTGCACGAGCTCCCTGTTTACAGCACTATGATGTGCGTTTCGCTCTGCGACGAGGTCGTGTAGTACAGTGCATCGAAACACATGCGCACAGTAGCTGTCCACGAGCCTGCGTCTAAGCAGCAGGCTGTTGT
Protein-coding regions in this window:
- the LOC113576120 gene encoding growth hormone secretagogue receptor type 1, producing the protein MTNWTNMSVCPVSLCDGEIVDNATEADVDYPVHLFPVPILTGITVTCCLLFLIGITGNLMTILVVSKYKDMRTTTNLYLCSMAFSDLLIFSCMPLDLYRVWRYRPWNFGDHLCKLFQFVSESCTYSTILSITALSVERYFAICFPLRAKVVVTRRRVKAVILLQWLVALCSAGPIFFLVGVEHENGTKPWETNECKATEHAIQSGLLTMMVWVSSVFFFLPVLCLTILYSLIGRRLWKRKKNPIGPISSRDKNNKQTVKMLAVVVLAFVLCWLPFHVGRYLFSKSSEADSPLISQISEYCNLVSFVLFYLSAAINPILYNIMSKKYRAAVCKLFGVRRTPDRSMNTVVNTKSFPAWNESGGCT